Proteins from one Mesotoga infera genomic window:
- a CDS encoding inorganic diphosphatase gives MKEVTLDILIEIPKGSRNKYEFDKKMKMVRFDRTLFSAVHYPMDYGFILNTLAEDEDPLDAMVLLWEPTFPGCLIEAKPIGAFKMWDEKGPDEKVLCVPIHDPVWNYIETLEDVPPHLLKEIEHFFSVYKELEKKKTGIEGWVWKEETLRIIEEAKVRYIESGAKLF, from the coding sequence GTGAAAGAGGTAACTCTGGATATATTGATCGAGATACCCAAAGGTAGTCGTAACAAGTACGAGTTCGACAAAAAGATGAAAATGGTCCGTTTCGACAGAACGCTCTTCTCGGCCGTTCATTATCCGATGGACTACGGCTTCATATTAAATACGCTCGCCGAAGACGAAGATCCTCTCGATGCGATGGTTTTGCTGTGGGAACCCACATTCCCGGGCTGCCTTATAGAAGCCAAACCTATAGGGGCTTTTAAAATGTGGGATGAAAAGGGTCCCGACGAAAAGGTCCTCTGTGTTCCGATACACGATCCCGTGTGGAATTACATAGAGACTCTGGAAGATGTTCCTCCCCACCTCCTCAAAGAGATCGAGCACTTTTTCTCGGTCTATAAGGAACTCGAAAAGAAGAAGACTGGAATAGAAGGCTGGGTCTGGAAGGAGGAGACACTCAGGATAATAGAGGAGGCTAAAGTCCGGTATATCGAAAGCGGGGCGAAGCTCTTTTAA
- a CDS encoding HAD-IA family hydrolase, which translates to MFEYVIWDFGGTLFDTYPAATRVFREVLSKFGVIAKEEEILEKLKESTIKAATYFSNKYRLKEGLIENFYTIENHLEPDKQPPFKSAREVCLQINRNGGNNFLFSHRSNYSMTKLLSYYNMIDLFSEIVSSDNGFARKPDPQAIMYIIDKYDLDHERVITIGDREIDIESGRRAGIATCLFNPGGSITSTRADYVIDSLEQLPSILQVCNRFKGCGDTND; encoded by the coding sequence ATGTTCGAATATGTGATCTGGGATTTCGGTGGAACGCTTTTCGATACCTATCCGGCTGCAACGAGGGTTTTCAGGGAAGTGTTGTCGAAATTCGGAGTAATCGCGAAAGAGGAAGAGATACTCGAAAAACTCAAAGAATCGACCATCAAGGCGGCCACCTATTTCTCTAACAAGTACCGCTTGAAGGAAGGTCTCATAGAGAACTTTTATACGATTGAAAATCATCTGGAGCCCGACAAACAACCACCCTTCAAGTCGGCCAGAGAGGTTTGTCTCCAGATAAACAGGAATGGCGGAAACAATTTTTTATTCAGCCACCGGAGCAACTACTCAATGACCAAACTGTTGAGCTACTACAATATGATAGATCTCTTCTCGGAAATAGTCTCCAGCGACAACGGATTCGCCAGAAAGCCCGATCCTCAGGCTATTATGTACATAATCGATAAGTACGACCTAGACCACGAAAGGGTGATAACGATAGGCGATCGCGAGATTGACATAGAATCGGGAAGACGTGCCGGCATTGCCACTTGCCTTTTCAACCCAGGTGGGTCAATAACCTCTACAAGAGCAGACTACGTGATCGACTCACTCGAACAACTTCCATCGATCCTCCAAGTTTGCAACCGGTTCAAAGGTTGTGGGGATACAAATGATTAA
- a CDS encoding HAD-IA family hydrolase encodes MIKNLIWDFDGSLFNTYPLMVEIFQSVLAEHGYTASREEILFLMKDTLGKAVEYYMELGVGEDFYRLFQLREEAADPSLQPPFPHARQICLKVRERGGKNFLITHRSRSTVMKLLYHHDMASLFSEIITKESGYKRKPHPEAFIAVIASHSLIAEETLSIGDRDLDILAARSAGSRTCFFSQNGFSPSVPVDLIIHGLDELESFLEGN; translated from the coding sequence ATGATTAAAAACCTCATCTGGGACTTCGATGGATCGCTCTTCAACACCTATCCGCTGATGGTAGAGATATTCCAGTCAGTGCTTGCAGAGCACGGTTACACCGCCAGCCGGGAAGAGATACTTTTCCTGATGAAGGACACGCTTGGAAAAGCCGTCGAGTATTATATGGAGCTTGGCGTTGGCGAAGATTTTTACAGGCTCTTTCAGCTGCGCGAAGAAGCGGCCGATCCCTCCCTGCAACCGCCTTTTCCTCATGCCCGCCAGATCTGTCTGAAAGTCAGGGAGAGGGGCGGAAAAAATTTCTTAATAACCCACAGGTCCAGGAGTACCGTGATGAAGCTCCTCTACCATCACGATATGGCCTCTCTCTTCTCGGAGATAATAACCAAAGAAAGCGGCTATAAGCGTAAACCCCATCCTGAAGCCTTCATTGCGGTCATAGCTTCTCACAGTTTAATTGCCGAAGAGACGCTCTCGATAGGCGATCGTGATCTCGACATTCTTGCAGCAAGGTCAGCCGGAAGCAGGACCTGTTTCTTTTCGCAGAACGGTTTTTCTCCTTCTGTTCCGGTTGATCTGATTATTCACGGGCTTGACGAACTTGAAAGCTTTCTGGAAGGCAACTGA
- the nadE gene encoding NAD(+) synthase: MKERIVKFIEKSVRENDYRGAVIGISGGIDSAVVGKLAVEALGRQRVFGLLLPERDSSARTIRDSRLVVDFLGIEYKIKRISGALRAIGTYRLEPPALFIPSNIKENYVKSKWKTLSDDSFLDDLLNRGNEEFLKGLAYYRSKHRMRLVALYLEAEKRNYAVLGTTNKTEKLCGFYVKWGDDSSDIEPIMHLYKTQVYSLARELKIPRSIIDKPPTPDLVPGITDEFVLGMKYSELDAILEKIERGEETTPPDSKVGRVRKILDAAKFRDIRNLSIQ; encoded by the coding sequence ATAAAAGAGAGAATAGTAAAGTTCATCGAGAAATCGGTGAGAGAGAACGACTACAGAGGCGCAGTGATAGGTATAAGTGGGGGGATAGATTCGGCCGTGGTCGGTAAGCTCGCCGTTGAGGCTCTGGGAAGGCAAAGAGTCTTCGGACTCCTCCTCCCCGAAAGAGATTCTTCGGCTCGAACCATTAGGGATTCGAGACTAGTGGTAGATTTTCTAGGAATAGAGTACAAAATCAAGAGAATATCGGGCGCCCTGAGGGCCATCGGTACCTACCGACTCGAGCCGCCGGCACTATTTATTCCCTCGAATATCAAGGAAAATTACGTGAAAAGCAAGTGGAAGACTCTTTCGGATGACTCTTTTCTAGACGATCTTCTGAACAGGGGTAACGAGGAATTCCTCAAAGGACTGGCTTACTACAGATCCAAACACAGGATGAGGTTGGTAGCCCTTTATCTCGAAGCCGAGAAAAGGAACTACGCCGTCCTTGGAACGACGAACAAGACGGAAAAGCTGTGCGGTTTCTACGTGAAATGGGGCGACGACTCCTCCGATATCGAGCCCATAATGCACCTCTACAAGACTCAGGTCTACAGCCTGGCCAGAGAGCTGAAGATACCTAGGAGTATAATCGATAAACCCCCAACTCCCGACCTGGTTCCTGGCATTACGGACGAATTTGTATTGGGCATGAAGTATAGCGAGCTGGACGCTATACTGGAAAAGATAGAGCGTGGTGAAGAAACAACCCCTCCTGACTCGAAAGTCGGGAGGGTGAGAAAGATTCTGGACGCAGCGAAATTCAGAGATATCAGAAATCTATCTATTCAGTGA
- the ggt gene encoding gamma-glutamyltransferase: MALMIVAMFAVNPLNLYGRDAEGRNGVVAAAKPEASEVGVKILEMGGNAVDAAIATAFALGVLEPNASGLGGGGFMIIKLANMDDAVVIDFRETAPSAAGPTFFNLDERNRVINYETIIGGKAIGVPGEVAGLLYALENFGTMSRAQVIQPAIEWAEKGIPVTVNLFSIINDNYEKIMMMENGAELYLKDGGIPYEIGETIVLKDLANTLRIIVEKGKDGFYKGEIAEKIVAEVQKRGGVITLEDLANYDLQIRKPVVGTYRDYTILSVPPASSGGTHIIELLNIMENFDLAALGDNTPETLHLWSEAMKLIFADRAKYMADTAFVDVPLTGLTSKEYARTLAAKIDPSKPMESVAAGDPWQYESGSTTHLSVMDKEGNMVAITKSINYFFGSGVVVPGTGIIMNNHMDDFVPTPGSANSVEPGKRPLSSMSPTLVLDPQGRPYMTIGSPGATRIITTVAQVISNIIDHGMTIQQAILAPRVFRTASGPMSIEGRISINAYNKLLEMGHQLTVRGDYDAYFGGVHGVLYNYDIGILFGGADPRRDGQAFAF; encoded by the coding sequence ATGGCGCTCATGATTGTAGCTATGTTTGCAGTTAATCCATTGAATCTCTACGGAAGGGATGCAGAAGGAAGAAACGGAGTTGTAGCGGCGGCAAAGCCCGAAGCCTCGGAAGTTGGTGTTAAAATACTGGAGATGGGAGGCAACGCCGTGGATGCGGCGATAGCGACTGCATTCGCGTTGGGCGTTCTCGAACCCAACGCTTCGGGACTGGGCGGCGGTGGATTCATGATCATAAAGCTGGCCAACATGGACGATGCAGTTGTCATCGACTTCAGAGAAACTGCTCCATCGGCGGCCGGACCGACCTTCTTCAATCTCGATGAAAGAAACCGTGTTATCAACTACGAAACGATTATAGGCGGTAAAGCGATCGGCGTACCCGGCGAAGTAGCTGGATTGCTCTACGCTCTCGAGAACTTCGGAACCATGTCGAGGGCCCAGGTTATCCAGCCGGCCATCGAGTGGGCCGAAAAGGGCATTCCAGTCACCGTTAACCTCTTCTCGATCATCAACGACAACTACGAAAAGATAATGATGATGGAAAACGGTGCCGAGTTATATCTGAAAGATGGCGGCATACCTTACGAAATCGGCGAGACGATAGTTCTCAAGGATCTGGCCAACACGCTCAGGATCATCGTCGAAAAGGGTAAAGACGGTTTCTATAAGGGTGAAATAGCCGAAAAGATCGTAGCCGAGGTCCAGAAGCGCGGCGGAGTCATAACCCTTGAAGACCTGGCCAATTACGATTTGCAGATCAGAAAGCCAGTTGTCGGTACATACAGGGATTACACGATTCTATCCGTACCACCGGCCAGTTCGGGCGGAACACACATAATAGAGTTGCTGAACATCATGGAGAACTTCGATCTGGCCGCTCTGGGAGACAACACTCCAGAAACGCTGCACCTATGGTCGGAAGCCATGAAATTGATCTTCGCCGACAGGGCAAAGTACATGGCAGATACCGCCTTCGTCGATGTGCCTCTCACTGGACTGACTTCGAAAGAATACGCCAGGACCCTCGCTGCCAAGATCGATCCTAGCAAACCTATGGAATCGGTTGCGGCTGGCGACCCATGGCAATACGAAAGCGGCAGCACAACCCACCTTTCTGTTATGGACAAGGAAGGAAACATGGTAGCCATAACAAAGTCGATCAACTACTTCTTCGGGTCCGGTGTCGTTGTACCGGGGACGGGAATAATAATGAACAACCATATGGACGACTTCGTCCCGACGCCAGGTTCCGCGAACTCTGTGGAACCAGGTAAGAGACCTCTAAGCAGTATGAGTCCCACGCTTGTTCTCGACCCTCAGGGGAGACCTTACATGACCATCGGTTCACCAGGTGCCACGAGAATCATTACGACCGTCGCCCAGGTGATAAGCAATATTATCGATCACGGAATGACGATCCAGCAGGCCATACTCGCCCCGAGAGTCTTTAGAACGGCCTCCGGTCCAATGTCTATTGAAGGCAGGATATCCATCAACGCTTACAACAAATTGCTCGAGATGGGTCATCAACTGACAGTACGTGGCGATTACGATGCCTACTTCGGAGGCGTTCACGGCGTACTGTACAACTACGATATCGGCATTCTCTTCGGAGGAGCCGATCCCAGGCGTGATGGTCAGGCCTTCGCCTTCTGA
- a CDS encoding M14 family metallopeptidase produces MKKRYVQFIVFIAVVVVIVLLSGFSFTSMWKDPPIVPGPGVTEIKMLSDWLPSLAGTKSDTEVYIIRGSQPGGNLLLLGGNHPNEPGGMLAAVLMIENVSSLVGTVYIIPRANHSAFTHNDPMEGAPQFFSIELPEGSKRTFRFGSRRTNPVSQWPDPTIYNHPTGSTLGGSEISNLNRAFPGREDGLITERVAAAIMNIVKQEKIDLVCDLHESSPEYPVNNAIVFHQKAAELAIMTQMMLEMEGVNIRLEESPPSLRGLTHREIGDNSDAYVVLLEVANPSQGRLRGKTTEELVTTGVDKYYLQASKDGKLFAPYDETGYPLELRVARHVTTVRVLLDSWNMMFPDRMIMLSDVPAYNAILSDGLGAFLKPVS; encoded by the coding sequence TTGAAAAAGAGATACGTTCAGTTCATTGTGTTCATCGCTGTTGTTGTCGTAATAGTACTTCTCTCGGGTTTTTCTTTCACTTCGATGTGGAAAGATCCACCTATAGTGCCGGGGCCGGGCGTCACGGAAATCAAAATGCTCAGCGACTGGTTACCTTCACTGGCTGGAACTAAAAGCGACACGGAGGTTTATATTATAAGAGGCAGTCAGCCAGGAGGAAACCTCCTTCTACTTGGCGGGAACCATCCAAACGAACCGGGGGGGATGCTGGCGGCCGTTCTTATGATCGAGAACGTTTCGTCTCTGGTTGGAACGGTGTATATAATTCCTAGGGCTAATCACAGTGCTTTTACCCACAACGATCCCATGGAAGGTGCACCGCAATTTTTCAGTATAGAACTTCCCGAGGGTTCCAAGAGGACCTTCAGGTTTGGATCCAGAAGAACTAACCCTGTGTCGCAGTGGCCCGATCCCACCATCTATAACCATCCCACAGGTTCTACGCTCGGCGGCAGCGAGATCTCGAACCTAAACAGGGCCTTTCCCGGCCGCGAGGACGGGCTCATAACAGAGCGGGTGGCCGCCGCCATAATGAATATCGTGAAACAGGAAAAGATAGATCTTGTGTGCGACTTACATGAGTCTTCACCGGAGTATCCGGTGAACAACGCCATAGTTTTTCACCAGAAAGCCGCAGAACTGGCCATCATGACGCAGATGATGCTCGAAATGGAAGGCGTGAATATAAGGCTTGAAGAGTCTCCGCCGTCTCTGCGCGGGTTGACGCACAGAGAGATAGGTGACAACTCCGATGCGTATGTGGTACTTCTAGAAGTTGCCAATCCTTCCCAGGGCAGGCTTCGTGGAAAGACTACCGAGGAGCTCGTAACTACCGGCGTAGATAAATATTATCTCCAGGCTTCGAAAGACGGCAAACTTTTCGCTCCGTACGATGAGACTGGATACCCGCTGGAGCTAAGGGTTGCGCGTCACGTTACCACCGTGAGAGTCCTTCTCGATTCTTGGAATATGATGTTCCCGGATCGAATGATAATGCTCTCCGATGTGCCTGCTTACAACGCGATACTCAGTGATGGTCTGGGTGCTTTTCTAAAACCTGTTTCATAA